One Candidatus Ornithobacterium hominis genomic region harbors:
- a CDS encoding NAD(P)H-dependent flavin oxidoreductase, whose protein sequence is MENRICQLFGIQYPIIQGGMIWASGWELASAVSNAGGLGILGAGSMYPEVLREHILKTQKATSKAFGVNLPLMYPNIEEHIQIIIENQVKIVFTSAGNPSIWTEKLQSHGIKVAHVVSSIKFAKKAENAGVDAIVCEGFEAGGHLGKEETTTFCLIPDIARNIEKPLIAAGGIATGKQILAAMTLGADAVQMGTKFVATREASVHQNFKEKVKSLKDGDTYSTLKEIGNVRLVKNKFFDEIQQAYSSHASKEDLIKLAGERRAKQGMFEGNLDEGKLEIGQCASLVDEILSVDDVFKSLIEEFNSAKKEMNCLDFF, encoded by the coding sequence ATGGAAAATAGAATTTGTCAACTTTTTGGTATTCAGTATCCCATCATACAGGGGGGGATGATTTGGGCGAGTGGCTGGGAATTGGCCTCTGCAGTGTCTAACGCTGGCGGTTTAGGCATTTTGGGTGCTGGTAGCATGTATCCTGAGGTTTTGAGAGAGCATATTCTTAAAACACAAAAGGCTACAAGCAAGGCCTTTGGTGTGAATTTGCCTTTGATGTACCCCAATATCGAAGAACACATCCAAATCATTATTGAGAATCAAGTAAAAATTGTTTTCACCAGTGCAGGGAATCCGAGTATTTGGACTGAGAAACTTCAAAGTCATGGCATTAAAGTGGCCCATGTGGTCAGCAGCATCAAATTTGCTAAAAAAGCAGAAAATGCTGGGGTAGATGCTATCGTTTGTGAAGGGTTTGAGGCTGGCGGCCATTTGGGGAAAGAGGAAACAACGACTTTTTGCCTGATTCCTGATATTGCACGAAATATCGAGAAACCTTTGATTGCTGCTGGAGGCATCGCTACTGGAAAACAAATTTTAGCCGCAATGACTTTGGGCGCAGATGCTGTGCAAATGGGGACAAAATTTGTGGCAACTCGGGAAGCTTCTGTGCACCAAAATTTCAAAGAAAAAGTCAAAAGCTTGAAAGATGGCGACACCTACTCTACCCTAAAAGAAATTGGCAATGTGCGCTTGGTGAAGAATAAATTTTTTGATGAAATTCAGCAAGCTTATTCCAGCCATGCGAGCAAAGAAGATTTAATAAAACTTGCAGGGGAAAGACGTGCAAAACAAGGTATGTTTGAAGGTAATTTAGACGAAGGTAAACTAGAAATCGGGCAATGTGCCTCTTTGGTAGATGAGATTCTGAGCGTGGATGATGTTTTTAAATCACTGATTGAAGAGTTTAATTCTGCTAAAAAGGAAATGAATTGTTTGGATTTTTTTTAA
- a CDS encoding DUF6804 family protein — translation MPKILMMGNTIKTILAILLLLCLAPMPYGYFQLVRLASLVGFAYLAYTSFCEKNNPALGILYIFLAILFQPFEKIALGRTLWNIVDVLVAVFLVIQIIQIKKEK, via the coding sequence ATGCCCAAAATTTTAATGATGGGAAACACGATTAAAACCATACTTGCAATTCTATTACTGCTTTGTTTAGCACCGATGCCCTATGGCTACTTTCAGTTGGTGAGGCTGGCTTCTCTTGTGGGTTTTGCGTATTTGGCTTATACCTCTTTTTGTGAAAAAAATAATCCAGCGTTGGGCATTCTCTATATTTTTTTAGCGATACTCTTTCAGCCGTTTGAAAAAATAGCACTCGGCAGAACTTTATGGAATATCGTAGATGTGCTGGTAGCGGTGTTTTTAGTGATTCAGATAATTCAGATAAAGAAAGAAAAATGA
- a CDS encoding tetratricopeptide repeat protein has product MNNTTELVSDENISKYMKSVEQGNAKAQYHLGNCYYSGQGMEQSYEKAFYWYKKAAKQGYRRAEYNLGVCYARGEGVEKSEKKAFYWHKKAAEQGLAEAQLNLAKCYFFCEGVEMSFYQTNYWLRKAYKNGNKEAGERLNMLQEKFVGIFNLEI; this is encoded by the coding sequence ATGAATAATACAACAGAACTGGTTTCTGACGAAAATATTTCTAAATATATGAAATCTGTAGAGCAAGGAAATGCTAAAGCTCAATACCATTTAGGGAATTGTTATTATAGTGGTCAGGGCATGGAGCAGTCTTATGAAAAAGCATTCTATTGGTATAAAAAGGCTGCTAAACAAGGCTATAGACGAGCTGAGTATAACTTAGGTGTTTGTTACGCCCGAGGTGAAGGTGTTGAAAAATCAGAGAAAAAAGCTTTCTATTGGCACAAAAAAGCTGCTGAACAAGGATTGGCAGAAGCTCAGCTAAATTTAGCTAAGTGTTATTTTTTTTGCGAAGGGGTAGAAATGTCATTTTATCAAACCAATTATTGGCTACGAAAAGCTTATAAAAATGGTAATAAAGAAGCAGGTGAAAGACTTAACATGCTTCAGGAAAAATTTGTTGGAATATTTAATTTGGAAATATGA
- a CDS encoding J domain-containing protein, with protein sequence MIPNHYSTLGVNPYATKSEIKKAYRKLALLYHPDKNNSPDAHHQFISINEAFQILYDEEARAKYDKEYDRYFGKKGNYKSDKINDRAENSNTTQSWNYSMYEDEKLNQWTENAREQAERFAKMAFDDFSKLLLGVAKETGFYLGNSILVMIGGLLFMSGVGNIILGISNGNIPVVILGLFLLLLGYYTYKLSSKKIENHNV encoded by the coding sequence ATGATACCGAACCACTATAGCACACTTGGTGTAAATCCTTATGCTACAAAATCTGAAATTAAAAAAGCATATAGAAAATTAGCATTATTGTATCACCCAGATAAGAACAATAGCCCTGACGCACATCATCAATTTATTTCAATTAATGAAGCTTTTCAGATATTGTATGATGAAGAAGCAAGAGCAAAATATGACAAGGAATATGATCGTTATTTTGGAAAAAAAGGAAATTACAAAAGTGATAAAATAAATGATAGAGCTGAAAATTCAAACACAACTCAATCATGGAATTATTCCATGTATGAAGATGAGAAATTAAATCAATGGACAGAAAATGCTAGAGAGCAAGCTGAACGATTTGCAAAGATGGCTTTTGATGATTTTTCTAAATTACTATTAGGAGTCGCAAAAGAAACAGGCTTTTATTTGGGAAATTCCATTTTGGTAATGATAGGTGGATTGTTGTTTATGAGTGGCGTTGGAAACATTATTTTAGGTATTTCAAATGGTAATATCCCAGTAGTCATCCTTGGCTTATTCCTTTTATTATTAGGCTATTACACATATAAATTATCATCAAAGAAAATAGAAAATCATAACGTATAA
- a CDS encoding thermonuclease family protein has product MKGWILLMLVNVFACQPNGKKISQAEPAKVAKLTADSLQFKAKVIGVTDGDTVEVLWDSIPTKIRLAHIDAPEKRGSQPFGMEAKKMLSDLCFGQEVMVVSKGKNGRRDRSQRLIAVIKNQIGANCNLAMVRNGLAWHYVKFSTDSVYSVLEAEARAKKLGLWAEPNPVAPWLWRKKKKSP; this is encoded by the coding sequence ATGAAAGGATGGATTTTATTGATGTTGGTGAACGTATTCGCTTGTCAACCAAATGGGAAGAAAATTAGTCAGGCAGAGCCAGCCAAAGTTGCTAAGCTTACTGCAGATAGTTTGCAGTTCAAAGCTAAAGTTATTGGTGTTACAGATGGCGATACGGTGGAAGTGCTTTGGGATAGCATCCCTACCAAAATCAGGTTAGCTCATATTGACGCTCCCGAGAAAAGAGGCTCTCAACCTTTTGGTATGGAAGCCAAAAAAATGTTATCTGATTTGTGTTTTGGGCAAGAGGTAATGGTGGTTTCCAAAGGAAAAAACGGACGAAGAGATAGAAGCCAACGCCTAATTGCGGTGATTAAAAACCAAATCGGAGCAAATTGTAATTTAGCAATGGTGAGAAATGGTTTAGCGTGGCATTATGTGAAATTTTCTACCGATAGCGTTTATTCAGTTTTAGAGGCTGAGGCTCGTGCTAAAAAGTTAGGTTTATGGGCAGAGCCTAATCCCGTCGCGCCCTGGCTTTGGCGGAAAAAGAAAAAATCCCCCTAA
- a CDS encoding universal stress protein — MKKLLVPVDLSNITDEIIRQSIHFAQDLSAEIILIHVVSLDVGFILGEVGFQYLPELEETALEKDAVHLNNLKNQIEKSGVNCNSFLKQGIPAEIILETAEEIKPYAIVLGSKGHGNLYNALVGSVCHDVIKESKFPVFVVPNLD, encoded by the coding sequence ATGAAAAAATTACTCGTGCCCGTTGATTTATCCAATATTACCGATGAAATTATTCGGCAATCCATTCATTTTGCTCAAGATTTGTCTGCTGAGATTATTTTAATTCATGTCGTTAGCTTAGACGTCGGGTTTATTTTAGGCGAGGTTGGCTTTCAATATTTACCAGAATTGGAAGAAACCGCTCTAGAAAAAGATGCGGTTCATCTCAATAATTTAAAAAATCAGATTGAAAAATCAGGAGTCAATTGTAATTCATTCCTGAAACAAGGCATCCCTGCAGAAATCATTTTAGAAACGGCAGAAGAAATAAAACCGTATGCCATTGTGCTTGGGTCAAAAGGTCATGGAAATCTATATAATGCATTGGTAGGCAGCGTTTGCCATGATGTTATAAAGGAATCAAAATTTCCTGTTTTCGTCGTTCCAAATTTAGATTAA
- the proS gene encoding proline--tRNA ligase, with the protein MAKLTKRKEDYSKWYNELVINADLAENSGVRGSMVIKPYGYAIWEKIQQELDRKFKDTGHQNAYFPLFVPKSLFEAEEKNAEGFAKECAVVTHYRLEADPDNKGKLRVDPKAKLEEELVVRPTSEAIIWNTYKNWIQSYRDLPILVNQWANVVRWEMRTRLFLRTAEFLWQEGHTAHATKNEAIEEAELMLNVYADFAENFMKIPVVRGLKTESERFAGAEETYCIEAMMQDGKALQAGTSHFLGQNFAKAFDVKYATANGDLEYVWATSWGVSTRLMGALIMTHSDDQGLVLPSTLAPIQVVIVPVYFNDEQRNLVAQKAHQLKSELMSKGISVKFDDRDTFKPGWKFNEYELKGVPVRIAMGPRDLEKNQIEVARRDTGDKNFISLEKSVEHILSLLQEIDENIYQKAKDNKQELTTKVDTWDEFQNVIENKGGFVSAHWDGTTETEEKIQELTKATIRCIPLEAEKEEGKCIFTGKPSQQRVLFAKAY; encoded by the coding sequence ATGGCGAAACTTACAAAACGTAAAGAAGATTATAGCAAATGGTATAACGAATTAGTCATTAATGCCGATTTGGCAGAAAACTCAGGGGTAAGAGGCTCCATGGTCATTAAGCCTTATGGCTATGCTATTTGGGAAAAAATTCAGCAGGAATTAGATCGAAAATTTAAAGATACTGGACATCAAAATGCTTATTTCCCTTTATTTGTGCCAAAATCACTCTTTGAAGCTGAGGAAAAAAATGCAGAAGGCTTTGCCAAGGAATGTGCGGTGGTAACACACTATCGCTTGGAGGCAGATCCCGATAATAAAGGGAAGCTGAGAGTTGACCCCAAAGCTAAATTAGAGGAAGAACTAGTGGTGCGCCCTACATCAGAAGCCATTATTTGGAATACGTACAAAAATTGGATTCAGTCATACCGAGATTTACCTATTTTAGTCAATCAGTGGGCAAATGTGGTGCGTTGGGAGATGAGAACGAGATTATTCCTCAGAACAGCCGAATTCTTATGGCAAGAAGGGCATACAGCACATGCAACCAAGAACGAGGCAATAGAAGAAGCAGAATTGATGTTGAATGTTTATGCCGATTTCGCAGAAAATTTCATGAAAATTCCTGTTGTCAGAGGTCTGAAAACAGAATCAGAAAGATTTGCTGGCGCAGAAGAAACCTACTGCATCGAGGCGATGATGCAAGATGGGAAAGCTTTGCAGGCGGGGACATCACACTTTTTGGGGCAAAATTTTGCCAAAGCTTTTGATGTGAAATATGCGACTGCAAACGGAGATTTAGAATATGTGTGGGCTACCAGCTGGGGTGTCTCTACACGACTGATGGGGGCCTTGATTATGACTCATTCAGATGATCAAGGTTTGGTGCTGCCTTCTACACTGGCGCCCATTCAAGTAGTAATTGTCCCAGTTTACTTTAATGATGAACAAAGAAATTTAGTAGCCCAAAAAGCTCATCAGCTAAAATCTGAATTAATGTCAAAAGGCATTTCGGTGAAATTTGATGATAGAGATACCTTCAAGCCAGGTTGGAAATTCAATGAATATGAGTTGAAAGGTGTACCGGTGAGAATAGCAATGGGACCAAGAGATTTAGAGAAAAATCAAATTGAGGTTGCCCGAAGGGATACTGGAGATAAAAATTTTATAAGCCTTGAAAAATCAGTGGAGCATATATTAAGCCTTCTGCAAGAAATCGATGAAAATATTTATCAAAAAGCAAAAGATAATAAACAAGAATTAACTACAAAAGTAGATACTTGGGATGAGTTTCAGAACGTTATAGAAAACAAAGGCGGTTTTGTGAGTGCTCACTGGGACGGGACTACAGAAACCGAAGAGAAAATTCAAGAATTAACGAAAGCGACCATTCGGTGCATCCCGTTAGAAGCAGAAAAAGAAGAAGGTAAATGCATTTTCACTGGGAAGCCAAGCCAGCAACGGGTATTATTTGCAAAAGCTTACTAA
- a CDS encoding OmpP1/FadL family transporter, whose amino-acid sequence MKKNIFLLSTLFCTTGIFAQNKLNLNYVENLYHATDNGSLTGTSRYKALGGAMGALGGDFSATQKNPAGASVFLNSEVTVTAGTNSTHLEANGNNSDKTNRFNLSQAGGVLVFNDLASENFRNFAISFNYEESVNNENFNKTTDLKSTNLNGFVNDLTSKISNTNFSFAANYRDKLNFGLGFNAKQFESFRYNALSEYDPVDNNNFVYTQDHSPNSVVGSGFSITAGVIGRITPEFRLGLAYETPTWYKDLNENSYEYFIEKGTNNFFAGRDTKYYVNNLNSGQKITGSAAYIIGKFGFISGDVSLIDYSTAKYLPENSFSAENNFINNHLKTSTALNLGGEYRIQDFTLRGGFRYITSPFEKVNLNLADKNMYQAYGNLTGFSLGAGYSFQSFFIDAAYSFAKQDRNILLSGNYYNYNGQVDFAHAKDLKEALDILSLDTSNRGYSRSFQNVTKKWSDFTITLGLRF is encoded by the coding sequence ATGAAAAAAAATATATTTTTATTAAGTACATTATTTTGCACTACAGGGATTTTTGCGCAAAATAAATTAAATCTAAATTACGTTGAAAACTTATATCATGCTACTGATAACGGGAGTTTAACGGGAACTTCCAGATACAAAGCTCTAGGTGGAGCGATGGGGGCTTTGGGTGGTGATTTCAGTGCTACTCAAAAAAATCCAGCTGGAGCTTCTGTTTTCTTAAACTCAGAAGTAACTGTTACTGCAGGGACGAATTCCACTCACCTAGAAGCCAATGGGAACAATAGTGATAAAACTAATCGTTTTAATTTATCACAAGCAGGTGGTGTTTTGGTTTTTAACGATTTAGCTAGTGAAAACTTCAGAAATTTTGCGATTAGTTTTAATTATGAAGAATCTGTTAATAACGAAAATTTCAATAAAACTACAGATTTAAAGTCTACAAATTTAAACGGCTTTGTAAATGATCTAACTTCAAAAATTTCTAATACAAATTTTTCATTTGCCGCGAATTACCGAGATAAACTCAATTTTGGTTTAGGTTTTAATGCAAAACAATTTGAAAGCTTTCGCTACAATGCATTAAGCGAATATGACCCTGTGGATAATAATAATTTTGTCTATACACAAGATCATTCTCCCAATAGTGTAGTCGGTAGTGGCTTCTCTATCACTGCTGGTGTAATAGGACGCATCACACCTGAATTCAGATTGGGGCTAGCTTATGAAACACCTACTTGGTACAAAGATTTGAATGAAAATTCTTATGAATATTTTATTGAAAAGGGAACCAATAACTTCTTTGCTGGTCGAGATACAAAGTATTATGTAAATAATTTAAACAGCGGACAAAAAATTACTGGTTCCGCAGCTTATATTATCGGAAAATTTGGTTTCATCAGTGGTGATGTTAGCTTGATTGATTATTCCACTGCTAAATATTTACCTGAGAATTCTTTTTCAGCTGAAAACAATTTCATCAACAATCATTTAAAAACCAGTACAGCTTTAAATTTAGGTGGTGAGTATAGAATTCAAGATTTTACATTACGAGGCGGTTTCCGATACATTACTTCTCCGTTTGAAAAAGTTAATTTAAATCTTGCTGATAAAAATATGTATCAGGCATACGGAAACTTAACTGGATTTTCTTTAGGTGCTGGTTATAGTTTCCAAAGCTTTTTCATCGATGCAGCTTATAGTTTTGCCAAACAGGATCGAAATATTCTATTGAGCGGAAATTATTACAATTATAACGGACAAGTTGATTTTGCCCATGCCAAAGATTTAAAGGAAGCTTTGGATATTCTATCTCTAGATACAAGCAATAGAGGTTATTCGAGGTCTTTTCAAAATGTCACCAAAAAATGGTCTGATTTTACCATAACTTTAGGTTTAAGATTTTAA